One Rubritalea squalenifaciens DSM 18772 genomic region harbors:
- a CDS encoding DUF3341 domain-containing protein — MSTTVKRVYGYLAEFESASALYKAAEKVRDAGFKKWDCYSSYPIHGMDQAMGMRRSILPYFVFFGGSTGLLTGFSLAFITQVLIYPTVVQSKPANIFTTAAFFPIMFELTILFSGFTVLFCLLGLMGLPRLNHPLFASRQFHRATDDGFFIAIEARDPNFSAEETKALLEEAGGRNIELVEEED, encoded by the coding sequence GTGAGCACAACAGTCAAAAGAGTCTACGGCTACCTCGCCGAATTCGAAAGCGCATCTGCCCTCTACAAGGCAGCTGAGAAAGTGCGCGACGCCGGATTCAAGAAATGGGATTGCTACTCATCTTACCCGATCCACGGAATGGATCAGGCCATGGGCATGCGTCGTTCCATCCTTCCATACTTCGTATTCTTCGGAGGTTCCACTGGTTTGCTGACCGGCTTCAGCTTGGCCTTCATTACTCAGGTTTTGATCTACCCAACCGTAGTTCAGTCCAAGCCTGCTAACATCTTCACCACAGCGGCGTTCTTCCCGATCATGTTTGAGCTTACGATCCTGTTCTCAGGTTTCACCGTGCTCTTCTGCTTGCTCGGCCTCATGGGGCTTCCTCGCCTCAACCACCCGCTGTTCGCCAGCCGCCAGTTCCACCGTGCTACTGATGATGGCTTCTTCATCGCCATCGAGGCTCGCGATCCGAATTTCTCCGCCGAAGAGACCAAGGCCCTCCTCGAAGAGGCAGGTGGCCGCAACATCGAACTCGTCGAAGAAGAGGACTAA
- the nrfD gene encoding NrfD/PsrC family molybdoenzyme membrane anchor subunit → MADSATATKGAEGSEDKNFKLPVLEREKLILNNRSYHWITERIAGIVEKPQPLLWWLLFIPSALIALIGVGGGLSYLVSTGVGVWGNTNRTMWGWPIVNFVFWIGIGHAGTLISAILFLTRQNWRTSINRAAEAMTIFAVCCAGIFPAFHVGRVWMAWFLAPIPNANAIWQNFKSPLLWDVFAVSTYFTISLIFWYLGMVPDLATIRDRAKPGIRKLLYGIFSLGWRGGNRQWSHYEMAYLLLAALSTPLVLSVHSIVSFDFATSTVPGWHTTIFPPYFVAGAIFGGFAMVITIMVPARSIYGLHDVITMKHIENMSKIILATGTIVGYAYLMELFVAYYSGAKYEMEAFKIRITGPYWWAYVSMMFCNVIAPQAFWFKKCRENLWVVMTICMFVNIGMWFERFVIIVTTLPRMWLPGDWKYYEASPVDVMTFVGTIGMFLTLFLLFLRFLPCINIAEVKWTLLESDAHFDDKKAHPDKGVASEPSYQYELNVNPNVEC, encoded by the coding sequence ATGGCTGACTCAGCAACAGCAACCAAGGGCGCGGAAGGCTCCGAGGACAAGAATTTCAAGCTTCCAGTACTGGAGCGTGAAAAGCTTATCCTGAACAACCGTTCCTATCACTGGATCACTGAACGTATCGCAGGCATCGTCGAGAAGCCTCAGCCACTGCTTTGGTGGTTGCTCTTCATCCCATCTGCATTGATCGCCCTGATCGGTGTTGGTGGTGGTCTGTCCTACCTCGTATCAACAGGTGTTGGTGTGTGGGGGAACACAAACCGCACCATGTGGGGCTGGCCGATCGTTAACTTCGTTTTCTGGATCGGTATCGGACACGCCGGTACATTGATTTCGGCGATTCTCTTCCTGACGCGTCAGAACTGGCGTACCTCGATTAACCGAGCGGCGGAAGCGATGACAATCTTCGCGGTATGTTGTGCGGGTATCTTCCCAGCCTTCCACGTGGGTCGTGTATGGATGGCTTGGTTCCTTGCCCCGATTCCTAACGCGAACGCCATCTGGCAGAACTTCAAGTCACCACTTCTTTGGGACGTATTCGCGGTATCGACTTACTTCACCATCTCTCTGATTTTCTGGTACCTCGGTATGGTTCCTGACCTTGCAACCATCCGTGACCGTGCCAAGCCAGGCATCCGCAAGCTTCTTTACGGAATCTTCTCTCTCGGATGGCGCGGCGGTAACCGTCAGTGGAGCCACTATGAAATGGCTTACCTGCTTCTCGCAGCACTCTCCACTCCACTCGTTCTTTCCGTTCACTCCATCGTTTCCTTCGACTTCGCGACATCTACAGTTCCAGGATGGCACACCACCATCTTCCCGCCATACTTCGTGGCAGGTGCGATCTTCGGTGGTTTCGCAATGGTGATCACCATCATGGTGCCAGCCCGTTCTATCTACGGCCTGCACGATGTGATCACAATGAAGCACATCGAGAACATGTCCAAGATCATCCTCGCGACAGGTACGATCGTTGGTTACGCCTACCTCATGGAGCTCTTCGTGGCTTACTACTCCGGTGCTAAGTACGAAATGGAAGCCTTCAAGATTCGTATCACTGGTCCTTACTGGTGGGCCTACGTTTCCATGATGTTCTGTAACGTGATTGCTCCACAGGCATTCTGGTTCAAGAAATGCCGTGAGAACCTCTGGGTCGTCATGACCATCTGTATGTTCGTGAACATCGGTATGTGGTTCGAACGTTTCGTGATTATCGTGACCACACTCCCACGTATGTGGCTGCCAGGTGACTGGAAGTACTACGAGGCATCCCCAGTGGACGTCATGACCTTCGTAGGAACCATCGGTATGTTCCTAACACTGTTCCTTCTCTTCCTGCGCTTCCTTCCATGTATCAACATCGCTGAGGTGAAATGGACACTCCTCGAGAGTGACGCTCACTTCGACGACAAGAAGGCACATCCAGACAAGGGTGTCGCTAGCGAGCCATCCTATCAGTACGAACTCAACGTGAATCCCAACGTCGAGTGCTAA
- a CDS encoding TAT-variant-translocated molybdopterin oxidoreductase — MSKRKWHHPEVPAGERVTKVWRSAGELEDTPALRQWVDREFPRAAESMRDEDDRESTRRDFLKVMGASTALAGFGLAACRRPVDLIVPFVDAPEWVIPGKPLYYASSMPSAGGATPLMVTTYEGRPTKLEPNRIHAEGGGTDSFVQASVLDLYDPARSRDFLSKGSKISRDEAIKNLSGLVKSGKVGFVFGEDDSATRTRLRKDLAAKYTGAKFYSYEALAGQGRKASVEATFGSGAEVVTDFSKAKRILSVDCDFLELDRQGSVKGFYDLRHVNKRDYSEKDATKSVAGMNRLYMAEPTYSLTGGLADHRAPLAPSQVGRFLSQVAQELGVAVDNIPGGKFDGDKAKWITECVKDLKSSRGEAVVLLGSRYAKELHDLAFLINQKLGAYGKTLKAVQTEKAGLGDVAGLVRDIDAGNLDTVILLTPANPLLENPTVELSDSKKVSLADALGKVKVVQWGTSLNATANAADLHIPAAHYLESWGDTYSSTGVYTVVQPMILPLYGGITELELLSGLLADQVELHDSMADAKAVSPGYYAVRKTFKGISKVSGERAEVASFKKLLREGFLADASYSDITGGAKQVSVPALKEVSAPTEKGLDIIFQTDASLKDGRYINNAWLQEAPDPVSKVCWDNALYMSPETAKNLGIYEELVKLEKASQAWWGFGPDIKKTDVPEEGEGPSLYAPMASVTVNGKELEAPVIVSFGMADNVVAVALGYGQAYDQHFGDQFKGGNPSFYDGSAITPQNVSSVGVNTGFDAYPLRGTSDYFTTGAVVSRSKSGNTYKMARTQEHHSMYGRAIAREISTMDDEYGGHKTDFAGQLKKVQKQGMDSHAPENISLYKPEGAKDPNDPDKRLPHLSDKSHQWAMSIDLSVCNGCNACLVACQAENNIPVVGKTQVAMGREMHWIRMDRYFAAPDEKKAEGKDEWLTAPEMIPQPVACVQCESAPCETVCPVNATVHTEDGLNSMAYNRCIGTRYCANNCPYKARRFNFFDYNKRNPVIHKNLYKGPLGEKQVGDSKHLQRNPNVSVRMRGVMEKCTYCVQRLQTAKIEAKQNTKKKALAGAGSVNTEVSPQDLMSKTDAVRVACQDACEAGAIVFGNLLDPKSTIRRIKDENNKIINDRAYDLLNYIGTRPRTSYLARVKNPNQDMPGAKLVGRATIHMH, encoded by the coding sequence ATGAGCAAACGCAAATGGCATCATCCTGAAGTTCCTGCTGGGGAGCGCGTCACTAAAGTATGGCGCAGTGCTGGTGAACTCGAAGATACACCTGCTCTTCGTCAGTGGGTAGATCGTGAGTTCCCTCGTGCAGCAGAGTCCATGCGTGACGAAGACGACCGTGAGTCTACACGTCGTGACTTCCTTAAGGTAATGGGGGCATCCACCGCATTGGCCGGTTTCGGCTTGGCAGCTTGCCGCCGTCCGGTTGATCTGATTGTTCCTTTCGTAGATGCTCCAGAGTGGGTGATTCCAGGTAAGCCACTCTACTACGCATCTTCCATGCCAAGTGCTGGTGGTGCTACACCACTGATGGTGACTACCTACGAAGGTCGTCCTACCAAGCTTGAGCCAAACCGCATCCACGCTGAGGGTGGTGGTACAGACTCATTTGTTCAGGCATCCGTGCTCGATCTTTATGATCCTGCTCGCTCTCGTGATTTCCTTTCCAAAGGTTCCAAGATCAGCCGCGATGAGGCGATCAAGAATCTCTCCGGTCTCGTGAAGAGCGGTAAAGTTGGTTTTGTCTTCGGTGAAGATGACTCCGCAACCCGCACACGTCTCCGCAAGGATCTGGCCGCTAAGTACACAGGTGCCAAGTTCTACAGCTACGAAGCACTCGCTGGTCAAGGCCGCAAAGCTTCCGTGGAAGCGACCTTCGGCTCCGGTGCTGAGGTTGTTACTGATTTCTCCAAGGCTAAGCGCATTCTCTCCGTAGACTGTGACTTCCTTGAGCTTGATCGTCAGGGTTCCGTGAAAGGGTTCTACGATCTCCGCCACGTCAACAAGCGTGACTACTCCGAGAAGGATGCCACCAAGAGTGTTGCTGGTATGAACCGTCTCTATATGGCGGAGCCTACCTACTCGCTCACTGGTGGTCTTGCTGATCACCGTGCGCCACTGGCTCCTAGCCAGGTTGGTCGCTTCCTCTCCCAAGTAGCACAAGAGCTTGGTGTTGCAGTCGATAACATCCCTGGTGGTAAGTTCGACGGTGACAAGGCCAAGTGGATCACTGAGTGTGTTAAGGATCTCAAGAGTTCAAGAGGTGAGGCGGTTGTCCTCCTCGGTAGCCGCTATGCGAAAGAGCTTCACGACCTTGCTTTCCTCATCAACCAGAAGCTTGGTGCTTATGGTAAGACTCTCAAGGCCGTCCAGACTGAGAAGGCTGGTCTTGGCGATGTAGCTGGCCTTGTCCGCGACATCGATGCAGGTAATCTCGATACCGTCATTCTTCTCACCCCTGCCAACCCACTCCTCGAGAATCCAACTGTCGAACTTAGCGACAGCAAGAAGGTTTCTCTTGCGGATGCCCTTGGCAAGGTGAAGGTGGTCCAGTGGGGTACAAGCCTCAATGCGACTGCTAATGCAGCTGATCTTCACATTCCAGCCGCTCACTATCTTGAGAGCTGGGGTGATACTTACTCATCCACTGGTGTCTACACCGTGGTTCAGCCAATGATTCTTCCACTCTATGGTGGTATCACTGAGCTTGAGCTTCTCAGCGGACTTCTTGCTGATCAGGTTGAGCTTCACGACTCCATGGCTGACGCCAAGGCGGTATCACCAGGTTACTACGCAGTGCGTAAGACCTTCAAAGGGATCAGCAAGGTTAGTGGTGAGCGTGCCGAAGTAGCTTCCTTCAAGAAGCTTCTCCGTGAAGGTTTCCTCGCTGACGCCAGCTACAGCGACATCACTGGCGGTGCCAAGCAGGTTTCCGTGCCAGCGCTCAAAGAGGTTTCTGCTCCTACCGAGAAGGGTCTCGACATCATTTTCCAAACTGACGCATCCCTCAAGGATGGTCGTTACATCAACAACGCCTGGCTTCAGGAAGCTCCGGATCCAGTATCCAAAGTTTGCTGGGATAACGCGCTCTACATGTCTCCAGAGACTGCCAAGAACCTTGGTATCTACGAGGAGCTTGTTAAGCTCGAGAAAGCAAGCCAAGCATGGTGGGGCTTCGGTCCTGACATTAAGAAGACCGATGTCCCTGAAGAGGGTGAGGGTCCTAGCCTCTACGCTCCAATGGCTTCCGTTACCGTCAACGGTAAGGAACTCGAAGCACCAGTTATCGTTTCCTTCGGTATGGCAGACAACGTGGTCGCAGTAGCACTCGGTTACGGTCAGGCCTACGACCAGCACTTCGGTGATCAGTTCAAGGGTGGCAACCCTTCCTTCTACGACGGTTCCGCCATCACTCCACAGAACGTTTCTTCCGTTGGTGTAAACACAGGTTTCGATGCTTACCCACTTCGTGGAACTAGCGATTACTTCACCACTGGTGCAGTAGTTTCCCGCAGTAAGTCCGGTAACACCTACAAGATGGCACGTACTCAGGAGCACCACTCCATGTACGGCCGTGCGATCGCTCGTGAAATCTCCACCATGGATGATGAATACGGCGGGCACAAAACTGATTTCGCAGGTCAACTTAAGAAGGTGCAGAAGCAGGGGATGGATTCCCACGCTCCTGAGAATATCTCTCTCTACAAGCCAGAAGGTGCAAAAGATCCTAACGATCCAGACAAGCGCCTTCCACACCTTTCCGACAAGTCCCACCAGTGGGCGATGTCTATCGACCTCTCTGTCTGTAACGGCTGTAACGCCTGTCTCGTAGCCTGCCAGGCTGAGAACAACATCCCAGTTGTTGGTAAGACTCAGGTCGCCATGGGCCGTGAAATGCACTGGATCCGTATGGACCGCTACTTCGCAGCTCCAGACGAGAAGAAGGCAGAAGGCAAGGACGAGTGGTTGACCGCTCCTGAAATGATTCCTCAGCCAGTAGCTTGTGTGCAGTGTGAAAGCGCTCCATGTGAGACCGTTTGCCCGGTGAACGCCACCGTTCACACCGAGGACGGCCTTAACTCCATGGCATACAACCGCTGTATCGGTACTCGTTACTGCGCGAACAACTGCCCATACAAGGCACGTCGTTTCAATTTCTTCGATTACAACAAGCGCAACCCAGTTATTCACAAGAACCTTTACAAAGGTCCATTGGGTGAGAAGCAGGTTGGTGATTCCAAGCACCTTCAGCGTAACCCGAACGTTTCCGTTCGTATGCGTGGTGTCATGGAGAAGTGCACCTACTGTGTACAGCGTCTTCAGACCGCTAAGATCGAGGCCAAGCAGAACACCAAGAAGAAAGCACTCGCGGGTGCTGGTTCAGTCAATACCGAGGTTTCTCCTCAGGACCTCATGTCCAAGACTGACGCAGTGCGCGTAGCCTGTCAGGACGCATGTGAAGCGGGTGCCATCGTCTTCGGTAACCTCCTTGATCCGAAATCTACGATCCGCCGCATCAAGGACGAGAACAACAAGATCATCAATGATCGTGCCTACGATCTCCTCAACTACATCGGTACACGTCCTCGTACGAGCTACCTTGCTCGTGTGAAGAACCCGAACCAAGACATGCCTGGAGCAAAACTTGTCGGTCGTGCAACTATCCACATGCACTAA
- a CDS encoding c-type cytochrome, giving the protein MRYFFLIYALVVVLVISIFGFRGEKFKQSPIRIFPDMDEQDRVNYQAKSDFFHDGMGSRQPVDKTVPQGLKPISEAGEVQADGFTNDVTYFQTGMIDEQFFGQGLPVKELDLTEETAEAFLKHGATTYDVHCSRCHGESGNGKGVLHEYGLPGIANLVTTKLSDGAIFNIITNGRGNMGHFKHNLDLHDRWAAVAYIRTLQYSRSVPKELLENTDATETK; this is encoded by the coding sequence ATGCGATACTTCTTTCTCATCTACGCCCTGGTAGTGGTGCTCGTAATCAGCATCTTCGGTTTCCGTGGCGAAAAGTTCAAGCAGTCTCCTATCCGTATTTTCCCAGATATGGATGAGCAAGACCGCGTGAACTACCAGGCCAAGTCCGACTTCTTCCACGACGGCATGGGTTCCCGCCAGCCAGTTGACAAGACTGTGCCACAGGGTCTCAAGCCAATCTCTGAAGCAGGTGAAGTTCAAGCTGATGGTTTCACTAACGATGTCACTTACTTCCAGACTGGAATGATCGACGAACAGTTCTTCGGTCAGGGTCTTCCTGTCAAGGAGCTCGATCTCACTGAGGAGACTGCTGAGGCTTTCCTCAAGCATGGAGCCACAACCTACGACGTTCATTGCTCACGTTGCCACGGTGAATCCGGTAACGGTAAGGGTGTGCTCCACGAGTACGGTCTCCCGGGTATTGCAAACTTGGTGACTACCAAGCTCAGCGATGGAGCCATCTTCAACATCATTACAAACGGCCGCGGTAACATGGGTCACTTCAAGCACAACTTGGATCTCCATGATCGCTGGGCAGCCGTTGCCTACATTCGTACGCTTCAGTACTCACGCAGTGTTCCTAAGGAACTCCTTGAGAACACAGACGCTACCGAAACCAAGTAA
- a CDS encoding cbb3-type cytochrome c oxidase subunit I, which produces MSTEFTSQQVEDTKLRAEIDRSLRHPVMFFFTSGAAWLAVSLLLGIIASAKSHSPGFLGDCAIFNYGRVMPAHMSTFIYGWCAQAAFGTMIWLMARLSRQESRKAGFILVAGHVWNLVVAIGTIGILLGGGTGKPWMAFPTGVWPVLLACYAAIGIWSVIAFRVRRGGHVYISQWYILAALFWFPWVFISGNLFVNTFVESGNPVMAAAINAWFRSGLLYLFFTPIAVASAYYIAPKVTGRPVYSYKLALLGFWALAIIGPWAGMQRLMGAPIPVFLQYAGAGAAILFIIPSLAVGVNILKTAGGKQSAIAHSPSLRFTIAGIVGFVATTVTGALLSLPSALKYTQFSIANYGFEILALYGFFSMCMFGAIYFIVPRVTNREWLSSGLIRQHFWLSLYGVVFIGLFCSILGGFMHGYSLEQIGEPLKAAHDRLFPYAVGVTTGWVFVCIASAFFCCHLLLMWLRLGRRSNHPTLLVHGPAHSPHGPEGDIEELEAAGKTVY; this is translated from the coding sequence ATGTCAACTGAGTTCACAAGTCAACAAGTGGAAGACACGAAGTTGAGAGCGGAAATCGACCGCTCCCTCCGTCACCCAGTGATGTTCTTCTTCACCAGTGGAGCGGCCTGGCTGGCAGTATCCCTGCTTCTCGGCATCATTGCTTCCGCAAAGTCCCATTCTCCTGGTTTCTTGGGTGATTGTGCGATTTTCAACTATGGTCGTGTTATGCCGGCACACATGAGCACCTTCATCTACGGTTGGTGTGCTCAAGCAGCCTTCGGTACCATGATCTGGCTGATGGCCCGCCTTTCTCGTCAAGAGTCCCGCAAGGCAGGCTTCATCCTTGTTGCAGGTCACGTCTGGAACTTGGTCGTTGCTATTGGAACCATTGGTATCCTTCTCGGTGGAGGCACAGGTAAGCCTTGGATGGCTTTCCCAACTGGGGTCTGGCCAGTTCTTCTCGCTTGCTACGCAGCGATCGGTATCTGGTCTGTGATTGCATTCCGTGTTCGCCGCGGTGGTCACGTCTACATCTCTCAGTGGTACATCCTGGCAGCTCTCTTCTGGTTCCCATGGGTGTTCATCTCCGGTAACCTCTTCGTCAATACCTTCGTTGAGAGTGGTAACCCAGTAATGGCTGCAGCGATCAATGCCTGGTTCCGCTCCGGTCTTCTCTACCTCTTCTTCACCCCAATTGCTGTAGCAAGTGCTTACTACATCGCTCCTAAGGTAACTGGTCGTCCGGTATACTCCTATAAGCTCGCTCTTCTTGGGTTCTGGGCTCTCGCCATCATCGGCCCATGGGCTGGTATGCAGAGACTCATGGGTGCTCCAATCCCAGTCTTCCTCCAGTACGCAGGTGCTGGTGCAGCGATTCTTTTCATCATTCCTTCTCTTGCTGTGGGGGTTAACATCCTCAAGACAGCTGGTGGCAAGCAGAGTGCTATCGCTCACTCCCCATCCCTTCGTTTCACCATCGCAGGTATCGTAGGTTTCGTGGCTACTACAGTGACAGGTGCACTCCTCTCACTACCATCAGCACTCAAGTACACCCAGTTCTCCATCGCGAACTACGGTTTCGAGATCCTAGCACTCTATGGATTCTTCTCCATGTGCATGTTCGGTGCGATTTACTTCATCGTACCACGTGTGACCAACCGCGAGTGGCTTTCCAGCGGCCTGATCCGTCAGCACTTCTGGCTCTCCCTGTACGGTGTTGTCTTCATCGGCTTGTTCTGCTCCATCCTTGGTGGTTTCATGCACGGATATAGCTTGGAGCAAATAGGTGAGCCACTTAAGGCCGCTCACGACCGTCTCTTCCCATACGCAGTAGGTGTGACTACAGGCTGGGTGTTCGTCTGCATCGCCAGCGCATTCTTCTGCTGCCACCTTCTTCTCATGTGGCTCCGCCTTGGTCGCCGCAGCAACCATCCTACACTTCTTGTTCACGGTCCAGCTCACAGCCCACACGGTCCAGAGGGTGACATCGAGGAACTCGAAGCAGCAGGCAAAACCGTTTACTAA
- a CDS encoding c-type cytochrome, whose product MSSEPSPVDPKKPDLEESTNVREAHADVLRTATAAAREQHLRENGLEPVSVWIMIAGFIVALVGGSVLLSSGEFFSYDSLVREGYVQSINEGGDPEDPTAPVIDAYMKKGGSIYATRCASCHTPGGTGDGANFPPLAGSEWVNTSGAVPSLVILHGLAGQIEVAGKTYNGNMPPMGDGLTDFELAALLYFIQNSWGNEVGKIYGPEQIAEIRKIADSVTGGQTTAEELKKHLDQELPGEYLTEDKQINLKTGEVVDAAQ is encoded by the coding sequence ATGTCATCCGAACCATCACCAGTAGATCCTAAGAAGCCGGATCTTGAGGAAAGCACCAACGTACGCGAAGCACACGCTGACGTTCTCCGTACTGCTACTGCGGCAGCACGTGAGCAACACTTGCGTGAGAACGGCTTGGAGCCAGTTTCCGTTTGGATTATGATCGCCGGTTTCATCGTAGCACTCGTTGGCGGAAGCGTTTTGCTCTCCAGTGGCGAATTTTTCTCCTACGACTCACTCGTGAGAGAGGGCTATGTGCAATCAATCAATGAAGGGGGAGATCCAGAAGATCCAACTGCTCCAGTCATCGATGCCTACATGAAGAAGGGTGGATCTATCTACGCAACTCGCTGTGCATCCTGCCACACACCAGGTGGTACTGGTGACGGGGCTAACTTCCCACCACTTGCAGGTTCTGAGTGGGTCAATACTTCCGGCGCTGTTCCATCACTTGTTATTCTGCACGGTCTTGCTGGCCAAATTGAAGTTGCAGGGAAGACATACAACGGCAACATGCCTCCAATGGGGGACGGCCTCACAGACTTCGAACTCGCGGCTCTCCTTTACTTCATCCAGAACAGCTGGGGTAACGAAGTTGGCAAGATCTACGGCCCTGAGCAGATCGCTGAAATTCGCAAGATCGCTGACAGCGTAACTGGCGGACAGACTACTGCCGAAGAACTTAAGAAGCATCTCGATCAGGAACTCCCAGGTGAATACCTCACCGAGGACAAACAAATTAATCTCAAGACTGGAGAAGTCGTTGACGCAGCCCAGTAA
- a CDS encoding cytochrome c oxidase subunit I, translating into MSDHHDDHHNPNFIQKYIFSTDHKMIGIQYGITALLFLLFGFFLMMVMRWSIAYPNEPLPEWLGWVFTDEWKGRWLIDGKVTGETYNMFGAMHGTIMVFLGVVPLGFGAFGNYVTPLQIGAPDMAFPKLNMMSYWLYLIGGLMMCGSFFLESGTAKSGWTNYPPLSALADSQHPNQFFTGQTQWLLGLVMLISSSLLGSVNFITTIINLRAKGMTWMRMPFFVWAMLVTGFLLLLAFPPLEVAGIMQVVDRFFGSSFFQPTGLYTSAQGVVEQAGGGSPLLFQHLFWFLGHPEVYVLLLPAIACVAEIIPCNTRKPLWGYKSMVYAVLVLGFLSFIVWAHHMYLTGMGPSVSTFFQTTTVLISVPSVILITSMIISLWGGSIRFTMPMIWACAFLPMFGIGGLTGLPLAFNLVDLHLHDTYYVIGHFHYVVAPGILFGLFAGIYHWYPKMFGRHMNNFLGHLHFWPSLILINFVFFPMLIQGMAGFHRRWYNGGDAYVQDKGGENVYGQTVAEYIDLNQVMSVAVFLLALAQLPFIINLFTAWFSGKKVTSDNPWDATTLEWATPTPPGHGNFTFDIATYRGPYEYSRPDREEDFTPQWEAPKKPSTEPSTEEPVEAKDAH; encoded by the coding sequence ATGAGTGACCATCACGACGACCACCACAATCCAAACTTTATCCAGAAGTACATCTTCTCGACCGACCACAAGATGATCGGTATCCAGTACGGTATTACCGCACTCTTGTTCCTTCTGTTCGGTTTCTTCCTTATGATGGTAATGCGCTGGAGCATTGCCTATCCAAACGAGCCGCTTCCAGAATGGCTTGGTTGGGTATTCACTGACGAGTGGAAGGGCCGCTGGCTCATCGACGGTAAGGTGACAGGGGAGACCTACAACATGTTCGGTGCAATGCACGGAACCATCATGGTTTTCCTTGGTGTAGTTCCTCTTGGGTTCGGTGCCTTCGGTAACTACGTGACACCACTTCAGATTGGTGCTCCGGATATGGCCTTCCCGAAACTCAACATGATGTCCTACTGGCTATACCTTATCGGTGGTCTCATGATGTGCGGATCTTTCTTCCTCGAGTCTGGTACTGCAAAGTCCGGTTGGACTAACTACCCACCACTCTCTGCACTTGCTGACTCTCAGCATCCGAACCAGTTCTTCACTGGTCAGACCCAGTGGTTGCTCGGTCTGGTCATGCTGATCAGTTCCTCTCTTCTCGGTTCCGTCAACTTCATCACTACCATCATCAACCTTCGTGCGAAGGGGATGACCTGGATGCGTATGCCATTCTTCGTATGGGCGATGCTTGTGACTGGTTTCCTTCTTCTGCTTGCCTTCCCTCCACTTGAGGTAGCTGGCATCATGCAGGTGGTTGACCGTTTCTTCGGTTCCTCCTTCTTCCAGCCAACTGGTCTCTACACTTCTGCACAGGGTGTAGTCGAGCAAGCTGGTGGTGGTTCACCACTTCTCTTCCAGCACTTGTTCTGGTTCCTTGGTCACCCTGAGGTATACGTTCTCCTTCTTCCAGCGATTGCCTGTGTAGCGGAAATCATTCCTTGTAACACACGTAAGCCACTCTGGGGCTACAAGTCCATGGTGTACGCTGTGCTGGTACTTGGTTTCCTCTCCTTCATCGTGTGGGCTCACCACATGTACCTGACAGGCATGGGACCATCTGTTTCCACCTTCTTCCAGACCACGACGGTTCTGATCTCCGTCCCATCTGTGATTTTGATCACCTCCATGATCATTTCCCTATGGGGTGGTTCCATCCGCTTCACCATGCCAATGATCTGGGCCTGTGCCTTCTTGCCGATGTTCGGTATCGGTGGTCTGACCGGTCTTCCACTGGCATTCAACCTGGTGGACCTTCACCTTCACGATACCTACTACGTGATCGGTCACTTCCACTACGTGGTTGCTCCAGGTATTCTCTTCGGTCTCTTCGCAGGTATCTATCACTGGTACCCTAAGATGTTCGGTCGTCACATGAACAACTTCCTTGGCCATCTTCACTTCTGGCCATCACTGATCCTCATCAACTTCGTGTTCTTCCCGATGTTGATCCAAGGTATGGCTGGTTTCCACCGCCGCTGGTACAATGGTGGTGATGCCTATGTGCAGGACAAAGGTGGTGAGAACGTATACGGCCAGACAGTGGCTGAGTACATCGACCTCAACCAAGTCATGTCCGTAGCGGTATTCCTTCTCGCCCTCGCTCAGCTTCCGTTCATCATCAACCTCTTCACTGCTTGGTTCTCAGGCAAGAAAGTTACTAGTGATAACCCATGGGATGCGACAACTCTCGAGTGGGCGACACCAACGCCTCCAGGCCACGGTAACTTCACTTTCGACATCGCAACTTACCGCGGTCCTTACGAGTACAGCCGTCCAGACCGTGAGGAAGACTTCACACCACAGTGGGAGGCTCCTAAAAAGCCAAGTACTGAGCCATCAACTGAAGAACCAGTAGAGGCGAAAGACGCTCACTAA